A single genomic interval of Pyrus communis chromosome 5, drPyrComm1.1, whole genome shotgun sequence harbors:
- the LOC137734889 gene encoding ATPase GET3B-like, producing the protein MASSTCIPSTFTPILHNLTARNSMTMVGLLSYAPKTLRPLSLPKSFGFSLLSTATKPPRKFFQLQVRSVATPAEAVAGFDDMVAGTQRKYYMLGGKGGVGKTSCAASLAVKFANNGHPTLVVSTDPAHSLSDSFAQDLAGGTLVPVDGPEAPLFALEINPEKAREEFRNVSQKNGGTGVKDFMDGMGLGMLAEQLGDLKLGELLDTPPPGLDEALAISKVMQFLESPEYSMFTRIVFDTAPTGHTLRLLSLPDFLDQSIGKILQLKQKISSATSAIKSVFGQEQPQMGAADKLEKLRERMIKVRELFRDTDSTEFVIVTIPTVMAVSESSRLHASLKKESVPVTRLIVNQILPPSASDCKFCSIKRKDQMRALDMIQKDTELSGLTVIQAPLVDVEIRGVPALRFLGDIIWN; encoded by the exons ATGGCGAGTAGTACATGTATTCCCTCCACTTTCACACCAATTCTTCACAACTTAACCGCCAGAAACTCCATGACAATGGTGGGTTTGCTATCTTATGCTCCCAAAACCCTcagacctctctctctccccaaaaGCTTCGGTTTCAGCTTACTTTCCACCGCCACAAAACCCCCCAGAAAATTCTTCCAATTGCAAG TGAGATCAGTGGCCACTCCAGCAGAAGCTGTTGCTGGGTTTGATGACATGGTTGCTGGGACTCAGAGAAAGTATTACATGTTAGGTGGGAAGGGCGGTGTAGGGAAGACAAGTTGTGCTGCTTCACTTGCCGTAAAATTCGCTAACAATGGGCATCCCACTCTTGTGGTTTCCACTGATCCAGCACATTCCTTGAGTGATTCTTTTGCCCAG GATTTGGCTGGGGGGACACTTGTACCAGTTGATGGGCCTGAAGCTCCACTTTTTGCTCTTGAG ATAAACCCGGAGAAGGCAAGGGAAGAATTCCGTAATGTAAGTCAGAAAAATGGTGGAACAGGAGTCAAAGATTTCATGGATGGTATGGGCCTTGGGATGCTTGCGGAACAG TTAGGAGATTTAAAACTGGGAGAATTACTAGACACGCCTCCTCCTGGTTTGGATGAAGCTCTAGCAATTTCCAAA GTGATGCAATTTCTTGAATCCCCAGAATATAGCATGTTTACCCGCATAGTTTTTGATACTGCACCCACG GGTCACACATTGCGGCTTTTATCATTGCCAGACTTTTTGGATCAATCAATTGGCAAGATATTGCAG CTTAAACAAAAGATATCTTCAGCCACCTCAGCTATCAAATCTGTTTTTGGGCAAGAGCAACCCCAAATGGGCGCG GCTGACAAATTAGAGAAACTGAGGGAAAGGATGATTAAAGTGCGTGAACTTTTTCGTGACACTGATTCAACAGAGTTTGTCATAGTAACAATACCTACA GTGATGGCCGTTAGTGAGTCATCTAGGTTGCATGCCTCTCTGAAGAAGGAAAGCGTACCTGTGACTCGACTTATTGTTAATCAGATTCTTCCCCCATCTGCCTCAGATTGCAAATTTTGTTCAATTAAAAGAAAG GATCAGATGCGTGCTCTTGATATGATCCAGAAGGATACAGAGCTCTCTGGCTTGACAGTTATCCAGGCTCCACTAGTTGATGTGGAGATCAGAGGCGTTCCTGCCCTTAGATTTCTAGGAGACATAATTTGGAATTGA
- the LOC137735474 gene encoding mitochondrial protein import protein ZIM17-like has protein sequence MAATMLQRRLGSLLLRNQQPNSHLFKDQFVPSASSILRRYGFDKRDLQTQTNPTNLVNEDLANLEDGSSKPNNDANAINSSDTKFSASSGQKISPRHDLAMLFTCTVCETRSMKTCSRESYEKGVVVVRCGGCNNLHLIADHLGYFGKPSNVEQFLAARGEEVKKGSADTLNLTLEDIAGMKPQG, from the exons ATGGCGGCTACGATGTTGCAGAGGCGCTTAGGCTCACTCCTTCTCCGCAATCAGCAGCCTAACTCCCATCTCTTCAAAG ATCAATTTGTTCCTTCTGCAAGTTCTATACTCAGAAGATATGGATTTGACAAAAGAGATCTTCAGACGCAAACAAATCCAACCAATCTGGTTAATGAGGATCTGGCAAATCTTGAAGATGGCAGTTCGAAACCCAATAATGATGCGAACGCTATAAACAGTTCCGATACCAAATTTTCTGCTTCTTCCGGGCAGAAAATATCCCCAAGGCATGACCTGGCCATGCTTTTTACCTGCACTGTCTGTGAAACAAGATCCATGAAGACGTGCAGTAGAGAATCATACGAGAAAGGTGTGGTGGTAGTTCGCTGTGGCGGGTGTAACAATCTCCACCTGATTGCTGATCATCTCGGGTATTTTGGAAAACCATCCAACGTTGAGCAATTTCTGGCTGCCCGTGGGGAAGAGGTGAAGAAAGGTTCTGCTGATACGTTGAATCTGACTCTCGAAGACATAGCCGGAATGAAACCTCAGGGTTGA